Proteins from a genomic interval of Xanthomonas sp. AM6:
- a CDS encoding DUF924 family protein yields MTETLARAVVEFWRSAGRERWFAANESFDANVRQQFLDAHHAAARGEYAAWMDSAEGALALLLLLDQVPRNAFRGSAHAYATDGLARRYAQWALAAGHDRQVEPELRMFFYLPYEHAEDAALQRQAVELFSALGDADGLQWATLHEDVIQRFGRFPHRNAALGRETTPEERRFLDEGGFAG; encoded by the coding sequence ATGACCGAGACCCTTGCCCGCGCCGTCGTGGAGTTCTGGCGCAGCGCCGGCCGCGAGCGCTGGTTCGCCGCCAACGAGTCGTTCGATGCGAACGTGCGCCAGCAGTTCCTGGATGCGCACCACGCCGCGGCGCGCGGCGAATACGCGGCGTGGATGGACAGCGCCGAGGGCGCGCTGGCGCTGCTGCTGTTGCTCGACCAGGTGCCGCGCAACGCCTTCCGCGGCAGCGCGCACGCCTATGCCACCGATGGCCTGGCGCGGCGCTACGCGCAATGGGCGCTGGCCGCCGGCCACGACCGGCAGGTGGAGCCGGAACTGCGCATGTTCTTCTACCTGCCGTACGAGCACGCCGAGGACGCGGCGCTGCAGCGCCAGGCGGTGGAACTGTTCAGCGCGCTCGGCGATGCCGACGGCCTGCAGTGGGCCACGTTGCACGAGGACGTCATCCAGCGCTTCGGCCGCTTCCCGCACCGCAATGCGGCGCTGGGGCGGGAGACGACGCCGGAAGAGCGGCGTTTCCTGGACGAGGGCGGTTTCGCCGGCTGA
- the grxD gene encoding Grx4 family monothiol glutaredoxin, which produces MSLDPALRSRIETLLSSNRVVLFMKGQPSMPQCGFSAKAVGALNELGVDFAHVNVLADQDIREGIKAYGDWPTIPQLYVDGELVGGSDIILQMAGSGELSELLGVEAPDRTPPSITITDAAAEMLRGALADAPGATLALAIDAQFQPNFQLAPTDPNAIAAESNGLRVQFDLASARRAEGITIDWVDDLRGRGLAIDNPNAPKPVQELSVRDADDQVRAGGLILVDVRPPEERAIASVNVPFRTFDGDQRAQLEALPKDTALAFLCHHGGRSAQAAEQFRALGFTRVHNVVGGIDAWADQVDNGVAKY; this is translated from the coding sequence ATGTCCCTCGATCCCGCCCTGCGTTCCCGCATCGAAACGCTGCTCAGCTCCAACCGCGTCGTGCTGTTCATGAAAGGCCAGCCGAGCATGCCGCAGTGCGGCTTCTCCGCCAAGGCGGTGGGCGCGCTGAACGAACTGGGCGTGGACTTCGCCCACGTCAACGTGCTCGCCGACCAGGACATCCGCGAAGGCATCAAGGCCTACGGCGACTGGCCGACGATCCCGCAGCTGTACGTGGACGGCGAACTGGTCGGCGGCAGCGACATCATCCTGCAGATGGCCGGCAGCGGCGAGCTGAGCGAACTGCTCGGGGTGGAAGCGCCGGACCGCACCCCGCCGTCGATCACTATCACCGACGCTGCCGCCGAGATGCTGCGCGGCGCGCTGGCCGATGCCCCGGGCGCGACCCTGGCGCTGGCGATCGATGCGCAGTTCCAGCCGAACTTCCAGCTGGCGCCGACCGACCCCAACGCCATCGCCGCCGAGTCCAACGGCCTGCGCGTGCAGTTCGACCTGGCCAGCGCGCGCCGCGCCGAGGGCATCACCATCGACTGGGTGGACGACCTGCGCGGCCGCGGCCTGGCGATCGACAACCCGAACGCGCCCAAGCCGGTGCAGGAACTGAGCGTGCGCGATGCCGACGACCAGGTCCGCGCCGGCGGCCTGATCCTGGTGGACGTGCGCCCGCCGGAAGAGCGCGCGATCGCGTCGGTGAACGTGCCGTTCCGCACCTTCGACGGCGACCAGCGCGCGCAGCTGGAAGCGCTGCCGAAGGACACCGCGCTGGCGTTCCTGTGCCACCACGGCGGGCGCAGCGCGCAGGCCGCCGAGCAGTTCCGTGCGCTCGGCTTCACCCGCGTGCACAACGTGGTCGGCGGCATCGATGCCTGGGCCGACCAGGTCGACAACGGCGTGGCGAAGTACTGA
- a CDS encoding polysaccharide deacetylase family protein has translation MASWGMTVPETLHRIPRHPYRWLPWALASQALVATLWWAWGWRIGLPALLASHAAFVLPVFLPRARLYAPVLSRLPGNAPQVWLTIDDGPSDDTAAILDLLDRHQAKATFFLVGARAAARPELVRELLRRGHGIGNHSHTHPQAWFWALGPRRMAREIGQAQQALAAIAGTAPRWYRSVVGMTNPFVAAPLRRHGLTRVAWSARGFDGVRCDPAATVARIVRDLRPGAIVLLHEGAAHGHNVAIVDGVLQAMRERGYRSVLPD, from the coding sequence ATGGCATCATGGGGCATGACAGTTCCGGAAACGCTGCATCGCATCCCTCGCCACCCCTACCGCTGGCTGCCCTGGGCGCTGGCGTCGCAGGCGCTGGTCGCCACGCTGTGGTGGGCCTGGGGCTGGCGGATCGGGCTGCCGGCGCTGCTGGCCTCGCATGCCGCGTTCGTGCTGCCGGTGTTCCTGCCGCGGGCCCGGCTGTACGCCCCGGTGCTCAGCCGCCTGCCCGGCAACGCGCCGCAGGTGTGGCTGACCATCGACGACGGCCCCTCCGACGACACCGCCGCGATCCTGGACCTGCTCGACCGCCACCAGGCCAAGGCCACCTTCTTTCTGGTCGGCGCGCGCGCCGCCGCGCGCCCGGAGCTGGTGCGCGAACTGCTGCGCCGCGGCCACGGCATCGGCAACCATAGCCACACCCACCCGCAGGCCTGGTTCTGGGCGCTGGGCCCGCGGCGCATGGCGCGTGAGATCGGGCAGGCGCAGCAGGCGCTGGCCGCCATCGCCGGCACCGCGCCGCGCTGGTACCGCTCGGTGGTGGGCATGACCAATCCGTTCGTCGCCGCGCCGCTGCGCCGCCACGGCCTGACCCGGGTCGCCTGGAGCGCGCGCGGCTTCGATGGCGTGCGCTGCGACCCCGCCGCCACCGTGGCGCGCATCGTGCGCGACCTGAGGCCCGGCGCGATCGTGCTGCTGCACGAGGGCGCGGCGCATGGGCACAACGTGGCGATCGTGGACGGCGTGCTGCAGGCGATGCGCGAACGCGGTTACCGCAGCGTGTTGCCGGACTAG
- a CDS encoding methyltransferase domain-containing protein, which yields MTRPQALAIARAFLPTHPLGNRYDYYYTRTKLRTDPLYPGVLAALRGTDAPVLDLGCGLGLLAHALRADGQRQRYHGVDIDAAKIRRAIRIAARNELPGTHFAVVDLGQAWPAHSGSVAILDVLQYLDAAMQANLIRSVAKMLTPGAKLVIRSGLGDTSGRGRTSRITDVLAHLAGWMQEVPKCYPTRDSLQAQLDAAGLRATFAPLYGNTPFNNWLIVAEPR from the coding sequence ATGACCCGCCCGCAGGCCCTGGCCATCGCCCGCGCCTTCCTGCCGACGCATCCGCTCGGCAACCGCTACGACTACTACTACACCCGCACCAAGCTGCGCACCGACCCGCTGTATCCGGGCGTGCTCGCCGCGCTGCGCGGCACCGACGCCCCGGTGCTGGACCTGGGCTGCGGCCTGGGCCTGCTCGCGCACGCGCTGCGCGCCGACGGCCAGCGCCAGCGCTACCACGGGGTGGACATCGACGCGGCCAAGATCCGCCGCGCGATCCGCATCGCCGCGCGCAACGAGCTGCCCGGCACCCACTTCGCGGTGGTCGATCTCGGCCAGGCCTGGCCCGCGCACAGCGGCAGCGTCGCGATCCTGGACGTGCTGCAATACCTGGACGCGGCCATGCAGGCGAACCTGATCCGCAGCGTGGCGAAGATGCTCACGCCCGGCGCCAAGCTGGTGATCCGCAGCGGGCTGGGCGATACCAGCGGCCGCGGCCGCACCAGCCGCATCACCGACGTGCTCGCGCACCTGGCCGGCTGGATGCAGGAAGTGCCCAAGTGCTATCCCACCCGCGACAGCCTGCAAGCCCAGCTCGACGCGGCCGGGCTGCGGGCCACGTTCGCGCCGCTGTACGGCAACACCCCGTTCAACAACTGGCTGATCGTCGCCGAGCCGCGCTGA
- a CDS encoding SGNH/GDSL hydrolase family protein produces MSQASFATLHHAPLRYLALGDSYTIGEGVADGGRWPEQLAAALRQDGVAIADLQIVATTGWTTDELDAGIDAAAPQGPFALVTLLIGVNNQYRGRALDDYRGQFAALLQRAIGFADGQPRRVLAVSIPDWGVTPFAQPPAHDPARIGAQIDAFNAAAQACCQARAVRFVDITAASRDGGGDAAMLAADGLHPSAAMYARWTARLLPAARDALA; encoded by the coding sequence ATGAGCCAGGCCAGCTTCGCCACGCTCCACCATGCCCCGCTGCGCTATCTGGCGCTGGGCGATTCCTACACGATCGGCGAGGGTGTCGCCGACGGCGGACGCTGGCCGGAGCAACTGGCCGCGGCGCTGCGCCAGGACGGCGTCGCCATCGCCGATCTGCAGATCGTCGCCACCACCGGCTGGACCACCGACGAACTCGATGCCGGCATCGATGCGGCCGCGCCGCAGGGCCCGTTCGCGCTGGTGACGCTGCTGATCGGGGTCAACAACCAGTACCGCGGCCGCGCGCTCGACGATTACCGCGGACAGTTCGCCGCGTTGCTGCAGCGTGCGATCGGGTTTGCCGATGGGCAGCCGCGGCGGGTGCTGGCGGTGTCGATCCCGGACTGGGGCGTGACCCCGTTCGCGCAGCCGCCCGCGCACGATCCGGCGCGCATCGGCGCGCAGATCGATGCGTTCAACGCGGCCGCGCAGGCGTGCTGCCAGGCGCGCGCGGTGCGCTTCGTCGACATCACCGCGGCCAGCCGCGACGGCGGCGGCGACGCGGCGATGCTGGCCGCCGACGGGCTGCATCCGTCCGCGGCGATGTATGCGCGCTGGACCGCCCGGCTGTTGCCCGCGGCGCGCGATGCGTTAGCCTAG
- a CDS encoding pyridoxal phosphate-dependent aminotransferase → MPTPPIKPLAIRERLSEVRYEIRGELARRARELEAQGRKLIKLNIGNPGAFGFRAPEHLQRAIADDMGRTDPYTHQQGLPEAREAIAAAYARRQHPDAHPDRIFIGNGVSELIDLSLRALLNPGDEVLVPSPDYPLWSAATILNDGRPVYYRCAPENGFQPDPVEIETLVSSRTRAIVLINPNNPSGASYSRELLERIVAIAVKHNLLLMVDEIYDQVLYDGAAFVPVAPLAGEHPCISFGGLSKVHRACGWRVGWALLSGAAERVTEFRNAMDLLGALRLCANVPGQYAIDAAVNGPDTISPLCAPGGRLYETRRAVIEACAASEHLSLVQPAGALYAFPAVVGAAARSFDDHDFALELMNDEGVLVVPGSSFNVPYRHHFRVTLLPEAAVMREVFARIDRVLARRAEAATKVVPLKPRSMAGGR, encoded by the coding sequence ATGCCCACGCCCCCGATCAAGCCGCTCGCGATCCGCGAACGCCTGTCAGAAGTCCGCTACGAGATCCGGGGCGAACTGGCGCGGCGAGCCCGGGAGCTGGAGGCGCAGGGGCGCAAGCTGATCAAGCTCAACATCGGCAATCCCGGCGCGTTCGGGTTCCGCGCGCCGGAGCACCTGCAGCGCGCGATCGCCGACGACATGGGTCGCACCGATCCCTACACGCACCAGCAGGGCCTGCCGGAGGCGCGCGAGGCGATCGCCGCGGCCTATGCGCGGCGCCAGCACCCGGACGCGCACCCGGACCGGATCTTCATCGGCAACGGGGTCAGCGAACTGATCGACCTGTCGCTGCGCGCGCTGCTCAATCCCGGCGACGAAGTGCTGGTGCCCTCGCCCGACTATCCGCTGTGGTCGGCCGCCACCATCCTCAACGACGGCCGCCCGGTGTACTACCGCTGCGCGCCGGAGAACGGCTTCCAGCCCGATCCGGTGGAGATCGAGACGCTGGTGTCCTCGCGCACCCGCGCCATCGTGCTGATCAACCCGAACAACCCCAGCGGCGCCAGCTATTCGCGCGAGCTGCTGGAGAGGATCGTGGCGATCGCGGTCAAGCACAACCTGCTGCTGATGGTCGACGAGATCTACGACCAGGTGCTGTACGACGGCGCCGCCTTCGTGCCGGTCGCGCCGCTGGCCGGCGAGCATCCGTGCATCAGCTTCGGCGGCCTGAGCAAGGTGCACCGCGCCTGCGGCTGGCGGGTGGGCTGGGCGCTGCTGTCCGGCGCCGCCGAGCGCGTCACCGAGTTCCGCAACGCGATGGACCTGCTCGGCGCGCTGCGCCTGTGCGCCAACGTGCCGGGCCAGTACGCGATCGACGCCGCGGTCAACGGCCCGGACACCATCTCGCCGCTGTGCGCGCCCGGCGGGCGCCTGTACGAGACCCGCCGCGCGGTGATCGAGGCCTGCGCGGCCAGCGAACACCTGTCGCTGGTGCAGCCGGCCGGCGCGCTGTACGCGTTCCCGGCGGTGGTCGGCGCGGCGGCGCGCAGCTTCGACGACCACGATTTCGCGCTGGAGCTGATGAACGACGAGGGCGTGCTGGTGGTGCCCGGTTCCAGCTTCAACGTGCCCTACCGCCACCATTTCCGGGTGACCCTGCTGCCGGAAGCGGCAGTGATGCGCGAAGTGTTCGCGCGCATCGACCGGGTGCTGGCGCGGCGCGCCGAGGCGGCGACCAAGGTGGTGCCGCTGAAGCCGCGCAGCATGGCTGGGGGGCGGTGA
- a CDS encoding type I secretion system permease/ATPase, translated as MSGGMASLSLVEGGEAVQDRPDLALQGLVLLAQFHGIAADAAQLAHSFARVGEPFDETTLLLAAKQLGLKAKVVSQPAPRIGMVALPALALAPEGEAFIVAKVSGEQVLIHDLVEKRPRSISIAEFEARYQGRLLQVASRASVLGDLAKFDFSWFIPAVVKYRKLMLEVFVVSFFIQMFALVTPLFYQVVMDKVLVHHGLTTLDVIAIGLVSMGVFEVVLSGLRTYVFAHTTSKIDVELGARLFRHVLALPLAYFESRRVGDTIARVRELENIRNFLTGQALTSVLDLFFTVVFLAVMFWYSGWLTLIVVLSLPLYALISALVTPVLRTRLNEKFARGADNQSFLVETVSGIGTVKAMAVDPRVTRTWDNQLAGYVNAGFGVTRVATLGQQGVQLVQKLTAVAVLFWGAKLVIEGKLSVGQLIAFNMLSGQVTAPIIRLAQLWQDFQQVGISVERLGDILNTRTEVPGSRLALPPIRGQVTFERVTFRYRPDAPEVLNSIELDIRPGEVIGIVGRSGSGKSTLTKLVQRLYTPERGRVLIDGQDLALADPAWLRRQLGVVLQENFLFNRSVRENIALSDPGMSLERVIDAAKMAGAHDFIVELPEGYDTKVGEQGAGLSGGQRQRIAIARALIGDPRILILDEATSALDYESEHAVMSNMRSICKGRTVLIIAHRLSTVRQANRIVVVEKGRIVESGSHNELVDRPDGHYANLFRLQQGTP; from the coding sequence ATGTCAGGGGGAATGGCGTCGCTCTCGCTTGTCGAGGGCGGTGAGGCTGTGCAGGATCGACCGGATCTGGCACTGCAGGGGTTGGTACTGCTCGCGCAGTTTCATGGTATTGCCGCGGATGCCGCGCAACTGGCGCATTCGTTCGCTCGCGTAGGCGAGCCGTTCGACGAAACCACATTGCTGTTGGCAGCCAAGCAACTTGGACTCAAGGCCAAGGTGGTGTCGCAACCTGCTCCGCGGATCGGGATGGTGGCGCTTCCGGCGCTCGCGCTGGCGCCGGAAGGCGAGGCATTCATCGTCGCGAAGGTCAGTGGCGAACAAGTCCTGATCCACGATCTGGTCGAGAAGCGGCCGCGTTCGATTTCGATTGCCGAATTCGAGGCGCGCTATCAAGGCCGCCTATTGCAAGTGGCGTCTCGCGCGTCTGTGCTCGGCGACTTGGCCAAATTCGATTTCAGCTGGTTCATCCCTGCGGTGGTCAAGTATCGCAAGCTGATGCTCGAGGTGTTCGTCGTCTCGTTTTTCATCCAGATGTTCGCGCTGGTAACACCCCTGTTCTATCAGGTCGTGATGGACAAGGTGCTTGTGCACCATGGATTGACCACGTTGGACGTCATCGCGATCGGGCTGGTCTCGATGGGTGTGTTCGAGGTGGTGTTGTCAGGCTTGCGTACCTACGTATTCGCCCACACGACCAGCAAGATCGATGTGGAACTGGGGGCGCGCCTGTTTCGCCATGTACTTGCGCTGCCGCTGGCCTACTTCGAATCGCGGCGCGTAGGCGACACCATCGCGCGCGTGCGCGAGCTGGAGAATATCCGCAATTTCCTGACCGGACAGGCACTTACTTCGGTGCTGGATCTGTTTTTCACTGTGGTCTTCCTGGCGGTGATGTTCTGGTACAGCGGGTGGCTGACCTTGATTGTGGTGCTGTCCTTGCCGCTCTACGCCCTCATTTCGGCACTGGTGACGCCCGTGCTACGCACCCGGCTGAACGAAAAATTCGCCCGCGGTGCTGACAACCAATCGTTCCTGGTGGAAACCGTCAGCGGTATCGGCACGGTCAAGGCGATGGCGGTCGATCCGCGCGTCACCCGCACCTGGGACAACCAGCTCGCTGGTTACGTCAACGCCGGCTTCGGCGTTACCAGGGTCGCTACGTTGGGGCAGCAAGGCGTACAGCTGGTCCAAAAACTGACCGCTGTCGCCGTGTTGTTCTGGGGCGCCAAGCTGGTCATCGAAGGCAAGCTATCAGTCGGGCAACTGATCGCCTTCAATATGCTCTCCGGCCAAGTCACTGCGCCGATCATCCGACTTGCTCAGCTGTGGCAGGACTTCCAGCAGGTCGGCATCTCGGTCGAACGGTTGGGGGATATCCTCAATACGCGTACCGAAGTACCCGGCAGCCGTCTAGCACTGCCCCCGATACGCGGGCAGGTAACGTTCGAACGCGTGACGTTCCGCTATCGCCCCGACGCGCCGGAAGTGCTGAACAGCATCGAGTTGGATATCCGCCCAGGAGAGGTCATCGGCATCGTAGGGCGATCCGGTTCCGGCAAGAGCACCTTGACCAAGCTGGTGCAGCGGCTCTACACGCCTGAGCGTGGCCGGGTACTGATCGATGGTCAGGATCTCGCGCTGGCCGATCCTGCCTGGTTGCGCCGCCAACTGGGTGTTGTGCTGCAGGAAAACTTCCTATTCAACCGAAGTGTGCGCGAAAACATCGCACTGTCCGACCCCGGCATGTCCTTGGAGCGGGTGATCGATGCTGCCAAAATGGCGGGTGCACACGACTTCATTGTCGAGTTGCCCGAAGGCTACGACACCAAGGTAGGAGAACAAGGCGCGGGTCTGTCCGGCGGCCAGCGCCAGCGAATTGCCATCGCACGCGCATTGATCGGCGATCCACGCATTTTGATCCTGGATGAGGCGACCAGCGCCCTGGACTACGAGTCCGAGCATGCCGTGATGAGCAACATGCGTTCGATCTGCAAAGGCCGCACTGTCTTGATCATCGCCCATCGGCTATCGACGGTGCGCCAAGCCAATCGGATCGTCGTCGTGGAAAAGGGTCGTATCGTCGAAAGCGGCTCGCACAACGAACTGGTGGATCGTCCAGACGGCCACTACGCAAATCTATTCCGACTTCAGCAGGGAACCCCATGA
- a CDS encoding HlyD family type I secretion periplasmic adaptor subunit — MKHLLQGWRDFFLRYFNIFRSVWSIRKQMDAPDRTADERAFLPAHLELIESPTSPTARWTMRIIIAFFCVALLWACLGKLDIVAVAPGKTVVDSRTKVVQTAETAIVRRILVRDGQAVKRGQLLVELDATVTGADFAQAGDSLANARLMVLRQSALARAIANDQPPKLDPAPDLNAERVATEQQLVISQFDAFQARRHSLQASIAQRQAELRTTQDAIGPLAESARISKVRADDYSRLVEGKYVGRHEYLLREQERISAESQLATQRNRLQEIRSALSAAQEELQVLVTETRQQALDATRQANEQVGQLTQDVAKTGQRDKLMALRAPVDGTVQQLAVHTVGGVVTPAQPLLAVVPAEETLEVEVTVLNKDIGFVRPGQPATVKIDSFPYTRYGYLTGTVASVSHDAAQDEKLGFVFPARIKLNKSVLNIDGPKLRMSAGMSLTAEIKTDKRRIIDYLISPLGQYSSESFRER; from the coding sequence ATGAAGCATCTGCTCCAGGGATGGCGCGATTTCTTCCTTCGATACTTCAATATTTTCAGGTCTGTCTGGTCGATCCGGAAGCAGATGGATGCGCCAGACAGGACAGCGGACGAACGCGCGTTTCTTCCCGCGCATCTTGAACTGATCGAATCACCGACATCACCCACTGCGCGCTGGACCATGCGCATCATCATTGCGTTCTTCTGCGTTGCGTTGCTGTGGGCCTGCCTGGGCAAGCTGGATATCGTCGCGGTGGCGCCCGGCAAGACCGTGGTCGATTCGAGGACCAAGGTGGTGCAGACGGCGGAGACGGCAATAGTGCGCAGGATTCTGGTGCGTGATGGACAGGCGGTGAAGCGGGGTCAGCTGCTGGTCGAACTGGATGCCACGGTAACTGGCGCGGACTTCGCCCAGGCTGGCGACTCGCTGGCCAATGCGCGTCTGATGGTGTTGCGGCAGTCGGCACTGGCCCGCGCCATTGCCAATGATCAGCCACCCAAGTTGGATCCGGCACCCGATTTGAACGCCGAACGGGTCGCAACCGAACAGCAGCTTGTCATCAGCCAGTTCGACGCCTTCCAGGCTCGCCGTCACAGCCTGCAGGCCAGCATTGCGCAACGACAGGCTGAACTGCGCACGACGCAGGATGCAATCGGTCCCTTGGCCGAATCCGCGCGTATATCCAAGGTCCGTGCGGATGACTACAGCCGCCTTGTTGAAGGCAAGTATGTGGGACGTCACGAATACCTGCTGCGCGAACAGGAGCGCATTTCCGCAGAAAGCCAACTCGCGACCCAGCGCAATCGTCTCCAGGAGATTCGCTCTGCCCTCAGTGCTGCGCAAGAAGAATTACAGGTACTGGTGACCGAAACCCGGCAGCAGGCGCTAGATGCTACGCGCCAGGCGAACGAACAAGTCGGACAGTTGACTCAGGATGTGGCAAAGACTGGGCAACGCGACAAGCTGATGGCACTGCGCGCTCCGGTGGATGGAACCGTCCAGCAATTGGCAGTGCATACAGTTGGCGGCGTAGTGACACCGGCGCAACCTTTGTTGGCCGTAGTGCCAGCAGAGGAGACATTGGAAGTGGAGGTCACGGTGTTAAATAAAGACATTGGGTTTGTGCGGCCAGGTCAGCCGGCGACGGTGAAGATCGATAGTTTCCCTTATACGCGTTATGGCTACTTAACGGGGACAGTGGCGAGTGTTTCGCATGACGCTGCACAGGACGAGAAACTTGGTTTTGTATTTCCTGCGAGGATCAAGCTGAACAAAAGTGTGTTAAATATTGATGGTCCGAAGCTGCGGATGAGTGCAGGCATGAGCTTAACGGCTGAGATCAAAACAGATAAGCGAAGGATCATTGATTATCTAATAAGTCCTTTAGGTCAATATTCGTCGGAGTCCTTTCGAGAGCGTTGA